One genomic region from Microcella humidisoli encodes:
- a CDS encoding preprotein translocase subunit YajC, with protein sequence MDPLTIVMLGVLALLIFFMFRNSRKRKQDLELLQEKMVPGAEVMTNFGLFGTLVSIDEEANVATIETSPGSTVRVHRQTLARVIEDDVALEEEASEEMVAEGAPVLNESSLDAPAEKPKRTKKTES encoded by the coding sequence ATGGACCCGTTGACCATCGTCATGCTGGGCGTGCTCGCCCTGCTGATCTTCTTCATGTTCCGCAACTCCCGCAAGCGCAAGCAAGACCTGGAGCTGCTGCAGGAGAAGATGGTGCCCGGCGCCGAGGTGATGACCAACTTCGGTCTCTTCGGCACGCTCGTCAGCATCGACGAGGAGGCCAACGTCGCCACCATCGAGACGAGCCCCGGCAGCACCGTGCGCGTGCACCGCCAGACCCTCGCCCGCGTCATCGAAGACGATGTCGCGCTCGAGGAGGAGGCTTCGGAGGAGATGGTCGCCGAGGGCGCCCCCGTTCTCAACGAGTCGAGCCTCGACGCTCCGGCCGAGAAGCCCAAGCGCACCAAGAAGACCGAGAGCTAG
- a CDS encoding replication-associated recombination protein A has protein sequence MDAQPGLGSAAVPLAVRMRPTRLDEVAGQRHLLGAGSPLVSLASDDPGRAPSAVSVILWGPPGTGKTTLAQAIARSSGRRFVELSAVTAGVKDVREVMERALADRDLYGTSTVLFLDEIHRFTKAQQDALLPGVENGWVILIAATTENPSFSVIAPLLSRSLLLTLEALSDDDLGVLVDRAVIDPRGLAGRVELEPAAREAIVRLASGDARRALTALEAGAQSAAAGGETREGHPVISAEIVAAAVDRALLRYDKQGDEHYDVISAFIKSIRGSDPDAALHYLARMIEAGEDPRFIARRVIISAAEDIGTADPQALPIAVAAAQAVQLIGMPEGRIPLAEAVVYLATAPKSNAAYVGIDAAIADVRAGRLGRVPKPLRDAHYPGAKRLGHGKGYVYPHDEPVGVAEQQYLPDPLVGTEYYQPTERGHEREIAARLAKLRAITRGDAAD, from the coding sequence ATGGATGCTCAGCCGGGCCTCGGCAGCGCCGCGGTTCCCCTCGCCGTGCGCATGCGGCCGACGCGCCTCGACGAGGTCGCCGGTCAGCGGCATCTGCTGGGGGCCGGATCCCCGCTCGTGAGCCTCGCGAGCGACGATCCCGGCCGTGCCCCGAGCGCGGTCTCCGTCATCCTCTGGGGCCCGCCCGGCACGGGGAAGACGACGCTCGCGCAGGCGATCGCGCGCTCGAGCGGCCGGCGGTTCGTCGAGCTGTCGGCAGTGACGGCCGGGGTCAAGGACGTGCGCGAGGTCATGGAGCGCGCTCTCGCCGACCGCGATCTGTACGGCACGTCGACCGTGTTGTTCCTCGACGAGATCCACCGATTCACGAAGGCGCAGCAGGACGCGCTGCTGCCGGGCGTGGAGAACGGCTGGGTGATCCTCATCGCGGCAACGACCGAGAACCCCTCGTTCTCGGTCATCGCGCCGCTGCTGAGCCGCAGTCTGCTGCTGACGCTCGAGGCGCTCAGCGATGACGACCTCGGTGTGCTCGTCGACCGCGCGGTCATCGATCCGCGCGGCCTCGCCGGTCGGGTCGAGCTCGAGCCAGCGGCGCGCGAGGCCATCGTGCGGCTCGCCTCGGGCGACGCGCGGCGGGCGCTGACCGCGCTCGAGGCCGGGGCCCAGTCGGCTGCGGCGGGCGGGGAGACCCGCGAGGGGCATCCCGTCATCTCGGCGGAGATCGTCGCTGCGGCCGTCGATCGGGCGCTGCTGCGGTACGACAAGCAGGGCGACGAGCACTACGACGTCATCAGCGCCTTCATCAAGTCGATCCGGGGGAGCGATCCCGATGCCGCCTTGCACTACCTGGCCCGCATGATCGAAGCGGGGGAGGACCCGCGGTTCATCGCCCGCCGCGTCATCATCTCGGCGGCAGAAGACATCGGCACGGCCGACCCGCAGGCCCTGCCCATCGCCGTCGCCGCGGCGCAGGCCGTCCAGCTGATCGGCATGCCCGAGGGGCGCATCCCGCTCGCGGAGGCGGTCGTCTACCTGGCGACGGCACCGAAGTCGAACGCCGCCTACGTCGGCATCGACGCCGCGATCGCCGATGTGCGCGCGGGCCGGCTGGGCCGCGTGCCGAAACCGCTGCGCGACGCCCACTACCCGGGCGCGAAGCGGCTCGGGCACGGCAAGGGATACGTGTACCCGCACGACGAGCCCGTCGGGGTGGCCGAGCAGCAGTACCTGCCCGATCCGCTCGTCGGCACCGAGTACTACCAGCCGACCGAGCGCGGGCACGAGCGCGAGATCGCCGCCCGCCTTGCGAAGCTGCGCGCGATCACCCGCGGGGATGCGGCCGACTGA
- a CDS encoding peptidylprolyl isomerase codes for MAAASANNRETQDRLRRYQARQTVHETKTARRKRDNLVGVLAIVVVGALAATAQIVYFTAGPGTPEPVASASPAPTDPAAVAPDPALSEFRTWTGTMTLNEGIELEYELDGLAAPQAVASFASLVQSGFYDGLSCHRLTTQGIFVLQCGDPNGDGTGGPEYRFGPIENPPLDDVYTTGVIAMARQGGDGASMGSQFFIVYDESTIPADAAGGYTIMGRITSGLDALIADVVAAGVEGGAPDGAPAVPTVISGITIQ; via the coding sequence GTGGCAGCCGCATCGGCCAACAACCGCGAGACGCAGGACCGCCTGCGCCGCTACCAGGCGCGTCAGACCGTGCACGAGACCAAGACCGCTCGCCGCAAGCGCGACAACCTCGTCGGGGTGCTCGCGATCGTCGTCGTCGGAGCCCTGGCCGCGACCGCACAGATCGTCTACTTCACGGCCGGACCGGGCACGCCGGAGCCCGTCGCGAGCGCCAGTCCCGCGCCGACCGACCCCGCAGCGGTCGCCCCCGACCCCGCGCTCAGCGAGTTCCGCACGTGGACCGGCACCATGACCCTCAACGAGGGAATCGAGCTGGAATACGAACTCGACGGGCTCGCGGCACCGCAGGCCGTCGCCTCGTTCGCGAGCCTCGTGCAGAGCGGCTTCTACGACGGTCTCAGCTGCCACCGCCTCACGACCCAGGGCATCTTCGTGCTGCAGTGCGGCGACCCCAACGGCGACGGCACCGGCGGCCCCGAGTACCGCTTCGGCCCCATCGAGAACCCGCCGCTCGACGACGTCTACACGACGGGCGTCATCGCGATGGCCCGCCAGGGTGGCGACGGCGCGAGCATGGGCAGCCAGTTCTTCATCGTCTACGACGAGTCGACGATCCCGGCCGACGCCGCGGGCGGGTACACGATCATGGGCCGCATCACGAGCGGCCTGGATGCCCTGATCGCCGACGTCGTGGCCGCGGGCGTCGAGGGTGGTGCGCCCGACGGCGCACCGGCCGTGCCGACGGTCATCTCGGGCATCACGATCCAATAG
- a CDS encoding RelA/SpoT family protein, whose product MTDTTQQSSASLRALLPRIFSRSQSGGALEKLVRTVRAQHPKADLALIERAYQVAERAHEGQTRKSGEPYITHPLAVAQILADLGIGAKTIAAALLHDTVEDTGYSLDELRRDFGDEIAMLVDGVTKLDKLKYGDSAQSETVRKMIVAMSKDIRVLIVKLADRLHNARTWGFVESASAQRKAQETLDIYAPLAHRLGIQTIKWELEDLSFAVLQPKIYVEIESLVRNRTPEREAFVQQVIDAVKDDLRQSKIKADVKGRPKQYYSIYQKMVHRGRDFDEIYDLTGVRILVNSIRDCYAVLGAVHARWNPMPGRFKDYIATPKFNLYQSLHTTVFGPGGRPVELQIRTHEMHQRAEFGVAAHWKYKERMAGSSRGEAGTERSDTDMAWLAHISDWQAETSDPTEFLDNLRYEIGAKEVYVFTPQGKVIGLPAGATPVDFAYAVHTEVGHRTMGAKVNGRLVPLETVLNSGDSVEVFTSKNPDAGPSQDWLNFVTSTRARSKIRQWFTKERRDEAVEQGKDAIARAMRKQNLPLQRLMSQDAVAHVASQLRYETVESLYAAVGEGHVSTQSVIEKILAALHVEAESDDEPFSVPTRGRTPVRTSDSGVLVRGAPDILVKLAKCCTPVPGDGIVGFVTRGQGVSVHRADCSNVQSLFTEPDRMIEVEWAPTAKSVFLVQIQVEALDRSGLLSDVTRVLSEHHVNILSASVSTSKDRLALSRFVFEMGDVTHLDRVLNAVRRIDAVYDVYRVSNG is encoded by the coding sequence ATGACCGACACGACGCAGCAGAGCAGTGCGTCCCTGCGCGCGCTGCTGCCGCGCATCTTCTCGCGCTCGCAGTCGGGGGGAGCGCTCGAGAAGCTCGTCCGCACGGTGCGGGCGCAGCACCCCAAGGCCGATCTCGCGCTCATCGAGCGCGCGTACCAGGTCGCCGAACGCGCCCACGAGGGCCAGACGCGCAAGAGCGGCGAGCCGTACATCACGCACCCGCTCGCGGTCGCTCAGATCCTCGCCGATCTCGGCATCGGCGCGAAGACGATCGCGGCCGCCCTCCTCCACGACACCGTGGAGGACACGGGCTACAGCCTCGACGAGCTGCGGCGCGACTTCGGCGACGAGATCGCCATGCTCGTCGATGGCGTGACGAAGCTCGACAAGCTCAAGTACGGCGACAGCGCGCAGTCCGAAACGGTGCGCAAGATGATCGTCGCGATGTCGAAAGACATCCGTGTGCTCATCGTCAAGCTCGCCGACCGCTTGCACAATGCCCGCACGTGGGGCTTCGTCGAGAGCGCCTCGGCCCAGCGCAAGGCGCAAGAGACCCTCGACATCTACGCGCCGCTCGCGCACCGACTCGGCATCCAGACGATCAAGTGGGAGCTCGAAGACCTGTCGTTCGCCGTGCTGCAGCCGAAGATCTACGTCGAGATCGAGAGCCTCGTGCGCAACCGCACGCCCGAACGCGAGGCCTTCGTGCAGCAGGTCATCGACGCGGTGAAGGACGATCTCCGGCAGTCGAAGATCAAGGCCGACGTCAAGGGGCGACCCAAGCAGTACTACTCGATCTATCAGAAGATGGTGCACCGCGGCCGCGATTTCGACGAGATCTACGACCTCACGGGCGTGCGCATCCTCGTCAACTCGATCCGCGACTGCTACGCCGTGCTCGGTGCCGTGCACGCGCGCTGGAACCCGATGCCGGGCCGCTTCAAGGACTACATCGCGACGCCCAAATTCAACCTGTACCAGTCGCTGCACACGACCGTCTTCGGCCCGGGCGGGCGCCCTGTCGAGCTGCAGATCCGCACGCACGAGATGCACCAGCGCGCCGAGTTCGGTGTCGCCGCGCACTGGAAGTACAAGGAGCGCATGGCGGGCTCGAGCCGCGGCGAGGCCGGCACCGAGCGCTCCGACACCGACATGGCGTGGCTGGCCCACATCTCCGACTGGCAGGCCGAGACGAGCGACCCGACCGAGTTCCTCGACAACCTGCGCTACGAGATCGGCGCGAAGGAGGTCTACGTCTTCACCCCGCAGGGCAAGGTCATCGGCCTGCCCGCGGGCGCGACGCCGGTCGACTTCGCCTACGCCGTGCACACCGAGGTCGGGCACCGCACGATGGGGGCGAAGGTCAACGGGCGGCTCGTGCCGCTCGAGACCGTGCTCAACAGCGGCGACTCGGTCGAGGTCTTCACGTCGAAGAATCCGGATGCGGGCCCGAGCCAGGACTGGCTGAACTTCGTCACGAGCACGCGCGCGCGGTCGAAGATCCGCCAGTGGTTCACGAAGGAGCGCCGCGACGAGGCCGTCGAGCAGGGCAAGGACGCGATCGCGCGCGCCATGCGCAAGCAGAACCTGCCCCTGCAGCGCCTCATGTCGCAAGACGCGGTCGCGCACGTCGCCTCGCAGCTGCGCTACGAGACGGTCGAGTCGCTCTATGCCGCCGTCGGCGAAGGCCACGTGTCGACCCAGTCGGTCATCGAGAAGATCCTCGCCGCGCTGCACGTCGAGGCCGAGAGCGACGACGAGCCCTTCAGCGTGCCGACGCGCGGTCGCACGCCCGTGCGCACGAGCGACTCCGGCGTCCTCGTGCGCGGGGCCCCCGATATTCTCGTCAAGCTCGCCAAGTGCTGCACACCCGTTCCCGGTGACGGCATCGTCGGTTTCGTCACGCGCGGCCAGGGCGTGAGCGTGCACCGCGCCGACTGCAGCAACGTGCAGTCGTTGTTCACCGAGCCCGACCGCATGATCGAGGTCGAGTGGGCACCGACCGCGAAGAGTGTCTTCCTCGTGCAGATCCAGGTCGAGGCCCTCGACCGCAGCGGGCTGCTGAGCGACGTGACGCGCGTGCTCTCCGAGCACCACGTCAACATCCTCTCGGCGAGCGTCAGCACCTCGAAAGACCGACTGGCCCTCAGCCGCTTCGTCTTCGAGATGGGCGATGTCACGCACCTCGACCGCGTGCTCAATGCCGTTCGGCGCATCGACGCCGTCTACGACGTCTACCGCGTCAGCAACGGGTGA
- the secD gene encoding protein translocase subunit SecD, with translation MARTTTERKAIRSLVWLLVIIIALIAANGASVLFNNGQWTPKLALDLEGGTQITLSPQLSSGEAVTAEQLERAVAIIRQRVDASGVSEAEINTQGNQNIVVSIPGEPDDETRERISSSAKLEFRPVLVADLPSNSTIGEEGAEDPTTDPSASPSAEPSAEPSADPTAEPTPSASPTDASDLAWITPELQEQFDTFDCATVNAIGANVAPADEPLITCEQDGSIKYILGPVEVAGERIADARAGLISSQTGVTTNEWGVFMEFDAEGTAQFRAVTERLVALVGVQNQFAIVLDGSVISAPRTISAITDGRPQISGNFTEESALTLADQLKFGALPIGFEIQSSENISATLGVSQLQSGIIAGIVGLILVAFYAFFQYRALGGVVLASLIVAGIVTYLIITYLSNQQGFRLSLAGVAGLVISIGVIADSFIVYFERIRDELRDGRSVDGAVEAGWKRAWRTILISDVINFLAAAVLFVLAVGNVRGFAFTLGITTIVDLIVVALFTHPLMQLLARTRFFGSGHPLSGLDPQALGAVYRGRAQFRAPVGVTSTKVASSSREAQKRQTIAERKAAESSGEGKGSR, from the coding sequence GTGGCCAGAACTACCACCGAGCGCAAGGCCATCCGTTCCCTCGTGTGGCTGCTCGTCATCATCATCGCCCTCATCGCGGCGAACGGGGCGAGCGTGCTCTTCAACAACGGCCAGTGGACTCCGAAGCTCGCTCTCGACCTCGAGGGCGGCACGCAGATCACGCTCAGCCCGCAGCTGTCGAGCGGCGAGGCGGTGACGGCGGAGCAGCTCGAGCGCGCCGTCGCCATCATCCGCCAGCGCGTCGACGCGAGTGGCGTCAGCGAAGCCGAGATCAACACGCAGGGAAACCAGAACATCGTCGTGTCGATCCCGGGCGAGCCCGACGACGAGACGCGCGAGCGCATCTCGAGCTCGGCGAAGCTCGAGTTCCGCCCGGTGCTGGTCGCCGATCTGCCCTCGAACTCGACGATCGGCGAGGAGGGCGCGGAGGATCCGACGACCGACCCCTCGGCCTCGCCCAGTGCCGAACCCAGTGCCGAACCCAGTGCCGACCCGACTGCCGAGCCCACGCCGAGCGCGAGCCCGACCGATGCGAGCGATCTGGCCTGGATCACGCCGGAGCTGCAGGAGCAGTTCGACACCTTCGACTGCGCGACTGTCAACGCGATCGGCGCCAACGTCGCCCCCGCTGATGAGCCGCTCATCACGTGCGAGCAAGACGGCTCGATCAAGTACATCCTCGGTCCCGTCGAGGTGGCGGGCGAGCGCATCGCGGATGCGCGGGCTGGCCTCATCTCGTCGCAGACGGGCGTCACCACGAACGAGTGGGGCGTGTTCATGGAATTCGACGCCGAGGGCACCGCGCAGTTCCGCGCCGTGACCGAGCGGCTCGTCGCCCTCGTCGGCGTGCAGAACCAGTTCGCGATCGTGCTCGACGGCAGCGTCATCAGCGCTCCGCGCACGATCAGCGCGATCACCGACGGCCGGCCGCAGATCAGCGGCAACTTCACGGAGGAGAGCGCGCTGACGCTCGCCGACCAGCTGAAGTTCGGCGCTCTGCCGATCGGCTTCGAGATCCAGTCGAGCGAGAACATCAGTGCGACGCTCGGCGTCTCGCAGCTGCAGAGCGGCATCATCGCCGGCATCGTCGGCTTGATCCTCGTGGCGTTCTACGCCTTCTTCCAGTACCGCGCGCTCGGCGGCGTCGTGCTCGCCTCACTCATCGTGGCCGGCATCGTGACGTACCTCATCATCACGTACCTCTCGAACCAGCAGGGTTTCCGTCTGTCGCTCGCCGGCGTCGCCGGTCTCGTGATCTCGATCGGCGTCATCGCCGACTCCTTCATCGTGTACTTCGAGCGCATCCGCGACGAACTGCGCGACGGGCGCAGCGTCGACGGGGCGGTCGAGGCGGGCTGGAAGCGCGCCTGGCGGACGATCCTCATCAGTGACGTCATCAACTTCCTCGCGGCAGCCGTGCTGTTCGTGCTCGCGGTCGGCAACGTTCGCGGCTTCGCCTTCACGCTCGGCATCACGACGATCGTCGACCTCATCGTGGTGGCGTTGTTCACGCACCCGCTCATGCAGCTGCTCGCCCGTACGCGGTTCTTCGGCAGCGGTCACCCGCTCAGCGGGCTCGACCCGCAAGCGCTCGGAGCCGTGTACCGCGGTCGCGCACAGTTCCGCGCCCCGGTGGGTGTCACGAGCACCAAGGTCGCGAGCAGCAGTCGCGAGGCGCAGAAGCGGCAGACCATCGCCGAGCGAAAGGCCGCCGAGTCGAGCGGCGAAGGGAAGGGTTCGCGATGA
- a CDS encoding DUF349 domain-containing protein: MSANEKSPWGRVDETGTVYVTDAGVERAVGQYPDGTPDEALTYFTRKYVELEGQVRLLEQRAKAGAPAADVAKTVATLTAALEAPAAVGDIAALRARVGALTETVEKLTEEQKAEAAAATEAAVAERTAIVEAAEALAAKDPQSVQWKQASSELDALFSRWKDHQANGPRLPKKQADDLWKRFRAARTTVETHRRAFFAGLDSEHKEVRARKQALIDKAVALASQGTGGIPAYRRLLDEWKLAGRAGKKVDDALWAQFKAAGDALYAAKAEVDARENEEFAGNLAVKLALLDEAAPLLTATDRVQARATLSNIQRKWDAAGKVPRDQVKVVEDRMRQIELAVKKLEEEHWNRSDPEKKARSEGLAAQLEQAIAGLEADLAAATAAKDSKRIAEVTEALEARRAWLSAVDR, translated from the coding sequence GTGTCAGCGAACGAGAAGAGCCCCTGGGGCCGGGTCGATGAGACCGGCACCGTGTACGTCACCGACGCGGGTGTCGAGCGCGCGGTCGGGCAGTACCCCGACGGGACGCCCGACGAGGCGCTCACGTACTTCACCCGCAAGTACGTCGAGCTCGAGGGCCAGGTGCGCCTCCTCGAGCAGCGGGCGAAGGCCGGCGCTCCCGCCGCCGACGTCGCCAAGACCGTCGCGACCCTGACCGCCGCGCTCGAGGCCCCGGCCGCCGTCGGCGACATCGCGGCGCTGCGAGCCCGGGTGGGGGCGCTCACCGAGACCGTCGAGAAGCTCACCGAGGAGCAGAAGGCCGAGGCCGCCGCCGCAACCGAGGCCGCGGTCGCCGAGCGCACCGCGATCGTCGAAGCGGCCGAGGCACTCGCCGCGAAAGACCCGCAGTCGGTGCAGTGGAAGCAGGCCTCGAGCGAGCTCGACGCCCTGTTCTCGCGCTGGAAGGACCACCAGGCGAACGGACCGCGACTGCCCAAGAAGCAGGCCGACGACCTCTGGAAGCGGTTCCGTGCCGCGCGCACGACGGTCGAGACCCACCGCCGCGCCTTCTTCGCCGGGCTCGACTCCGAGCACAAGGAGGTGCGCGCCCGCAAGCAGGCGCTCATCGACAAGGCCGTCGCCCTCGCCTCGCAGGGCACCGGCGGCATTCCCGCCTACCGCCGCCTGCTCGACGAGTGGAAGCTCGCCGGGCGCGCCGGCAAGAAGGTCGACGACGCGCTGTGGGCCCAGTTCAAGGCCGCAGGCGACGCCCTCTACGCCGCCAAGGCCGAGGTTGACGCGCGTGAGAACGAGGAGTTCGCGGGCAACCTCGCTGTCAAGCTGGCCCTGCTCGACGAAGCCGCTCCCCTGCTCACCGCGACCGACCGGGTGCAGGCGCGCGCGACGCTGTCGAACATCCAGCGCAAGTGGGACGCCGCGGGCAAGGTGCCGCGCGACCAGGTGAAGGTGGTCGAAGACCGCATGCGCCAGATCGAGCTCGCGGTGAAGAAGCTCGAAGAGGAGCACTGGAATCGCTCAGACCCCGAGAAGAAGGCGCGCTCGGAGGGGCTCGCCGCGCAGCTCGAGCAGGCGATCGCCGGGCTCGAGGCCGATCTCGCCGCGGCGACGGCGGCGAAGGACTCCAAGCGCATCGCCGAGGTCACCGAAGCTCTCGAGGCGCGCCGCGCCTGGCTGAGCGCTGTCGACCGCTGA
- the ruvB gene encoding Holliday junction branch migration DNA helicase RuvB codes for MTDEVLRPTPESDAELAFEGALRPQSLAEFVGQQKVRRQLQLLLEAAGLQNRTPDHILLAGPPGLGKTTLAMIVAHEGRRPLRMTSGPAIQHAGDLAAVLSSLVPGEVLFIDEIHRMARSAEEMLYLAMEDFRVDIMVGKGAGATSIPLELAPFTLVGATTRSGLLPNPLRDRFGFTAHLEFYEPEELHQVLVRAARLLTLAIDEDALAEIARRSRGTPRIANRLLRRVRDYALVHGGAADRTAVRAALELYDVDEQGLDRLDRAVLAAIVERFDGGPVGLSTLAVSVGEEAETIEAVVEPFLVRTGLLSRTPRGRVATARAWAHLGHPPRPTGADDL; via the coding sequence ATGACCGACGAGGTGCTGCGCCCGACCCCCGAATCGGATGCCGAGCTCGCCTTCGAGGGCGCGTTGCGGCCGCAGAGCCTCGCCGAGTTCGTCGGTCAGCAGAAGGTGCGCCGCCAGTTGCAGCTGCTGCTCGAGGCCGCGGGCCTGCAGAACCGCACGCCCGATCACATCCTGCTCGCCGGCCCTCCCGGGCTCGGCAAGACGACCCTGGCCATGATCGTCGCGCACGAGGGCCGTCGCCCGCTGCGCATGACGAGCGGGCCCGCGATCCAGCACGCGGGCGATCTCGCGGCCGTGCTGTCGTCGCTCGTGCCGGGCGAGGTGCTGTTCATCGACGAGATCCACCGCATGGCGCGATCGGCGGAGGAGATGCTCTACCTCGCCATGGAGGACTTCCGTGTCGACATCATGGTGGGCAAGGGGGCGGGGGCCACGAGCATCCCCCTCGAGCTCGCTCCGTTCACGCTCGTCGGCGCCACGACCCGCTCGGGGCTGCTGCCGAATCCGCTGCGCGACCGCTTCGGATTCACCGCCCACCTCGAGTTCTACGAGCCGGAGGAGCTGCACCAGGTGCTCGTGCGCGCCGCACGCCTGCTGACGCTGGCGATCGACGAGGATGCGCTGGCCGAGATCGCGCGCCGCTCGCGCGGCACGCCCCGCATCGCCAACCGGCTGCTGCGCCGGGTGCGCGACTACGCTCTCGTGCACGGCGGAGCGGCGGACCGCACCGCGGTGCGCGCCGCCCTCGAGCTGTACGACGTCGACGAGCAAGGACTCGATCGTCTCGACCGCGCCGTGCTCGCGGCGATCGTGGAACGTTTCGACGGTGGGCCCGTCGGGCTCTCGACCCTCGCCGTGTCGGTGGGGGAGGAGGCCGAGACGATCGAGGCGGTCGTCGAGCCGTTCCTCGTGCGCACGGGCCTGCTCTCGCGCACGCCCCGCGGTCGCGTCGCCACAGCCCGAGCCTGGGCCCACCTCGGCCACCCGCCACGGCCGACCGGGGCCGATGACCTATAG
- the secF gene encoding protein translocase subunit SecF — translation MSKLTQFGNDLYTGQRSFDFVGRRNTWYIIAAVFVLLAIGLTALRGGFVFGIEFRGGSEFRVQSTSVVEQGTASATAIADEAVASVVPGANPRASIVGGDSVRVQTEQLTPAQTEEVRAALAEAYGVAESDVSSSFIGATWGADITRQAIIALVVFLLLASLVLAVYFRTWKMSLAAIIALFHDLIITAGVYGVFGLEITPAAVIGFLTILGYSLYDTVVVFDKVRENTSEDGVESRRTFAQSVNLAVNQTLVRSINTSIVAVLPTASILFIGSLLLGAGTLRDIALALTVGTIVGTYSSIFLAAPLYVHLRQNEPELKKQGTRPRVARTESGAVR, via the coding sequence ATGAGCAAGCTCACGCAGTTCGGCAACGACCTCTACACCGGGCAGCGCTCGTTCGACTTCGTCGGGCGCCGGAACACCTGGTACATCATCGCGGCCGTCTTCGTCCTCCTCGCGATCGGCTTGACGGCCCTCCGCGGCGGATTCGTGTTCGGCATCGAGTTCCGCGGCGGTTCGGAGTTCCGCGTGCAGAGCACCTCTGTGGTCGAGCAGGGAACCGCATCCGCGACCGCGATCGCCGACGAGGCGGTCGCCTCGGTCGTTCCGGGCGCGAACCCCCGCGCCTCGATCGTCGGGGGCGACTCGGTGCGCGTGCAGACCGAGCAGCTCACCCCCGCTCAGACGGAGGAGGTGCGCGCCGCCCTCGCAGAGGCCTACGGTGTCGCCGAGTCCGACGTCAGCTCCTCGTTCATCGGTGCCACCTGGGGTGCCGACATCACGCGCCAGGCGATCATCGCCCTCGTGGTGTTCCTGCTGCTCGCGAGCCTCGTGCTTGCGGTGTACTTCCGCACCTGGAAGATGTCACTCGCCGCGATCATCGCCCTCTTCCACGACCTCATCATCACCGCTGGTGTGTACGGAGTCTTCGGGCTCGAGATCACGCCCGCGGCCGTCATCGGCTTCCTCACGATCCTCGGCTACTCGCTCTACGACACGGTCGTCGTCTTCGACAAGGTGCGCGAGAACACGAGCGAAGACGGCGTGGAGTCGCGCCGCACGTTCGCGCAGTCGGTGAACCTCGCGGTCAACCAAACCCTGGTGCGCTCGATCAACACGTCGATCGTCGCGGTGCTGCCGACGGCGTCGATCCTGTTCATCGGCTCATTGCTGCTCGGCGCGGGAACCCTGCGCGACATCGCGCTCGCGCTCACGGTCGGCACGATCGTCGGCACCTACTCGTCGATCTTCCTCGCGGCCCCGCTCTACGTGCACCTGCGTCAGAACGAGCCGGAGCTCAAGAAGCAGGGCACGCGTCCGCGCGTCGCGCGCACCGAGTCGGGCGCGGTTCGCTGA
- the ruvA gene encoding Holliday junction branch migration protein RuvA: MIASLRGTLIVLAGTRVVIDVAGVGYAVAVTERHARELRVGDSVRLHTALVVREDDMSLYGFADEIELGLFELLRTVSGVGPKSALGVLGEMTPDAIARAIAADDDAPFRAVSGIGPKTAKLIVVSLAGKLLAPVGTAPVGSPAAPAAVTASLAAALTGLGWPERTALDAAAQVVEADPDAATTGLAVLLRRALSILGPARGRSDGAGGGS; encoded by the coding sequence GTGATCGCCAGCCTGCGGGGAACCCTCATCGTCCTCGCGGGAACGCGCGTCGTGATCGACGTCGCCGGGGTCGGATACGCCGTCGCGGTGACTGAGCGCCACGCACGCGAGCTGCGCGTCGGCGACAGCGTTCGCCTGCACACTGCCCTCGTCGTGCGCGAGGACGACATGAGCCTCTACGGCTTCGCCGATGAGATCGAGCTGGGCCTTTTCGAACTGCTGCGCACGGTCTCGGGCGTCGGCCCCAAGTCGGCCCTGGGCGTTCTCGGCGAGATGACACCCGACGCGATCGCCCGTGCCATCGCCGCCGACGACGACGCGCCGTTCCGCGCGGTGAGCGGCATCGGGCCGAAGACCGCGAAGCTCATCGTGGTCTCGCTCGCGGGCAAGCTCCTGGCGCCCGTCGGCACCGCCCCCGTCGGGAGCCCCGCCGCGCCGGCCGCCGTCACCGCCTCGCTCGCCGCGGCGCTCACGGGGCTCGGCTGGCCCGAGCGCACCGCGCTCGACGCCGCCGCGCAGGTCGTCGAGGCCGACCCCGATGCCGCGACGACCGGGCTCGCGGTGCTGCTGCGGCGCGCGCTGAGCATCCTGGGACCCGCTCGCGGGCGGTCTGACGGAGCCGGAGGGGGCTCATGA